The following are encoded in a window of Streptomyces sp. Go-475 genomic DNA:
- the arsB gene encoding ACR3 family arsenite efflux transporter produces the protein MTRTEAPAATEKSSVVAKLSTLDRFLAVWILLAMAVGLGLGRAVPGLNDALAAVEIGGISLPIAIGLLVMMYPVLAKVRYDRLDAVTGDKRLMVSSLAVNWLVGPAVMFALAWIFLPDLPEFRTGLIIVGLARCIAMVIIWNDLACGDREAAAVLVALNSVFQVLAFGLLGWFYLDLLPGWLDLGNGEHLDISMGKIALNVVVFLGVPLLAGFLTRRIGERKLGRETYETGFLPKIGPWALYGLLFTIVILFALQGKTITSQPLDVARIALPLLVYFALMWFGTFALGKAIGLAYDRTATLAFTAAGNNFELAIAVAIATFGVTSGQALSGVVGPLIEVPVLVALVYVSLAWRRKFARA, from the coding sequence GTGACCCGCACCGAAGCGCCTGCGGCCACCGAGAAGTCCTCGGTCGTCGCGAAGCTGTCGACCCTCGACCGCTTCCTCGCGGTCTGGATCCTCCTCGCCATGGCCGTGGGCCTGGGCCTCGGGCGCGCCGTCCCGGGCCTGAACGACGCCCTGGCCGCGGTCGAGATCGGCGGCATCTCCCTCCCGATCGCCATCGGCCTGCTGGTCATGATGTACCCGGTCCTCGCCAAGGTCCGCTACGACAGGCTCGACGCCGTCACCGGCGACAAGAGGCTCATGGTCTCGTCACTGGCCGTCAACTGGCTGGTCGGCCCCGCGGTGATGTTCGCGCTGGCGTGGATCTTCCTGCCGGACCTGCCCGAGTTCCGCACCGGCCTGATCATCGTCGGCCTGGCCCGCTGCATCGCCATGGTCATCATCTGGAACGACCTCGCCTGCGGCGACCGCGAGGCAGCCGCCGTGCTCGTGGCGCTCAACTCGGTCTTCCAGGTCCTCGCCTTCGGCCTGCTCGGCTGGTTCTACCTCGACCTGCTGCCCGGCTGGCTGGACTTGGGCAACGGCGAGCACCTCGACATCTCCATGGGGAAGATCGCCTTGAACGTCGTCGTCTTCCTCGGCGTCCCGCTGCTCGCCGGGTTCCTCACCCGCCGCATCGGCGAGCGGAAGCTCGGCCGCGAGACGTACGAGACGGGCTTCCTGCCGAAGATCGGCCCCTGGGCGCTGTACGGCCTGCTCTTCACGATCGTCATCCTCTTCGCCCTCCAGGGGAAGACGATCACCTCGCAGCCGCTGGACGTGGCCCGCATCGCCCTGCCGCTGCTGGTCTACTTCGCGCTGATGTGGTTCGGCACGTTCGCCCTCGGCAAGGCCATCGGCCTGGCCTACGACCGCACCGCCACGCTCGCCTTCACGGCCGCGGGCAACAACTTCGAGCTGGCCATCGCGGTCGCCATCGCCACCTTCGGCGTCACCTCCGGCCAGGCCCTCTCCGGAGTCGTCGGCCCACTGATCGAGGTGCCGGTGCTGGTGGCCCTGGTGTACGTGTCCCTGGCCTGGCGCCGGAAGTTCGCCCGCGCCTAG
- a CDS encoding PadR family transcriptional regulator: MREFQRGAVRLHILHHAAEEEIHGAWMSEELASHGYRISPGTLYPTLHRLEADGLLVSEQRVVDGRTRRVYKATEAGRQALAEDRRALRELARELLGEEAP; this comes from the coding sequence GTGCGGGAGTTCCAGAGGGGCGCGGTGCGGCTGCACATCCTCCACCACGCGGCCGAGGAGGAGATCCACGGAGCCTGGATGTCCGAGGAGTTGGCCTCGCACGGCTACCGGATCAGCCCGGGCACGCTCTACCCGACGCTGCACCGGCTGGAGGCGGACGGGCTGCTGGTCTCCGAGCAGCGCGTGGTCGACGGCCGCACCCGGCGCGTCTACAAGGCGACGGAAGCCGGGAGGCAGGCCCTGGCCGAGGACCGTCGAGCGCTCAGGGAACTCGCCCGTGAACTCCTCGGCGAGGAGGCCCCGTAG
- a CDS encoding APC family permease — translation MGKPSTTAGLPDELRRRLGVPDAVVIGLGSMIGAGIFAALAPAAHAAGSGLLIGLALAAVVAYCNATSSARLAARYPASGGTYVYGRERLGAFWGYLAGWAFVVGKTASCAAMALTVGSYVWPGQAHAVAVAAVVALTAVNYAGVQKSAVLTRVIVGVVVAVLAAVVVAALTSGASDAARLDIGDDATAGGVLQAAGLLFFAFAGYARIATLGEEVRDPARTIPRAIPIALGITLVVYAVVAVAVLTVLGADGLARATAPLSDAARAAGADWLVPVVRAGAAVAALGSLLALILGVSRTTLAMARDRHLPHALAAVHPTFKVPHRAELAVGAVVAVLAATGDVRGAIGFSSFGVLAYYAVANASAWTLTPDEGRPARIVPAVGLAGCLVLAFALPAASVLSGAAVLALGAAVYGVRRAVAARNS, via the coding sequence ATGGGCAAGCCGTCCACCACCGCGGGACTGCCGGACGAGTTGCGCCGGCGACTGGGCGTACCGGACGCGGTTGTCATCGGGCTGGGGTCGATGATCGGGGCGGGCATCTTCGCCGCGCTCGCCCCGGCCGCGCACGCGGCCGGCTCCGGCCTGCTGATCGGTCTCGCGCTGGCGGCGGTGGTCGCGTACTGCAACGCCACCTCCTCCGCCCGGCTCGCCGCCCGCTATCCGGCCTCCGGTGGCACCTACGTCTACGGCCGGGAGCGGCTCGGCGCGTTCTGGGGCTACCTGGCCGGATGGGCGTTCGTGGTCGGCAAGACCGCCTCCTGCGCGGCGATGGCGCTCACGGTCGGCTCGTACGTGTGGCCGGGGCAGGCCCACGCGGTGGCGGTCGCGGCGGTGGTGGCGCTGACCGCGGTGAACTACGCCGGGGTGCAGAAGTCCGCTGTGCTGACGCGGGTGATCGTGGGCGTGGTGGTGGCGGTGCTCGCCGCTGTGGTGGTCGCCGCCCTGACGTCGGGCGCCTCGGACGCGGCCCGGCTGGACATCGGCGACGACGCGACCGCGGGCGGGGTGCTCCAGGCGGCGGGCCTGCTGTTCTTCGCCTTCGCCGGATACGCGCGGATCGCCACGCTGGGCGAGGAGGTCCGTGACCCGGCGCGCACCATCCCCCGGGCGATCCCGATCGCACTGGGGATCACCCTGGTCGTCTACGCCGTCGTCGCCGTCGCCGTGCTGACCGTCCTCGGCGCGGACGGACTGGCGCGGGCCACGGCACCGCTGTCGGACGCGGCCCGGGCGGCGGGGGCCGACTGGCTCGTGCCGGTCGTGCGCGCCGGCGCGGCGGTGGCGGCGCTCGGTTCCCTGCTCGCGCTGATCCTGGGCGTCTCCCGCACCACGCTCGCCATGGCCCGCGACCGGCACCTGCCGCACGCCCTGGCGGCGGTGCACCCGACGTTCAAGGTGCCCCACCGGGCCGAACTCGCGGTCGGCGCGGTGGTGGCGGTCCTCGCCGCCACCGGGGACGTGCGCGGGGCGATCGGCTTCTCCTCCTTCGGCGTGCTGGCCTACTACGCCGTCGCCAACGCCTCCGCCTGGACCCTGACCCCGGACGAGGGGCGTCCGGCTCGGATCGTCCCCGCCGTGGGCCTGGCCGGCTGCCTCGTCCTGGCGTTCGCCCTGCCGGCGGCCTCGGTGCTCTCCGGTGCGGCGGTGCTGGCGCTCGGCGCCGCCGTGTACGGAGTACGCCGTGCCGTGGCCGCCCGGAACTCCTAG
- a CDS encoding metalloregulator ArsR/SmtB family transcription factor: MSNTKALPLLESGGRDGQGAAPCCPPLTERPMNAEEAETAARMFKALGDPVRLRLFSAVASHAGGEACVCDISDVGVSQPTVSHHLKKLKEAGLLTSERRGTWVYYRVEPSVLAAMGRLLTASPAV; this comes from the coding sequence ATGTCGAATACGAAGGCGCTGCCGCTGCTCGAATCCGGCGGACGGGACGGACAAGGGGCGGCACCCTGCTGCCCGCCGCTCACGGAGCGTCCGATGAACGCCGAGGAGGCCGAGACGGCCGCGCGGATGTTCAAGGCGCTGGGCGATCCGGTGCGGCTGCGGCTGTTCTCCGCGGTCGCCTCGCACGCGGGCGGCGAGGCGTGCGTGTGCGACATCTCCGACGTGGGCGTCTCCCAGCCGACCGTCTCCCACCACCTGAAGAAGCTCAAGGAGGCCGGCCTGCTGACCTCCGAACGGCGCGGGACCTGGGTCTACTACCGGGTCGAGCCCTCGGTCCTCGCCGCCATGGGCAGGCTGCTGACCGCTTCTCCGGCCGTCTGA
- a CDS encoding FAD-dependent oxidoreductase has protein sequence MNAPATTELPVVVIGAGPTGLAAAAHLVDRGIEPLVVEAGPAAGAAVRAWAHVRLFSPWSELVDPAAEKLLAPTGWTRPDPSAHPSGGDWAEQYLQPLADALGERVRTGARVTGVSRAGRDRIIDAGRDTQPFVVHVTRTDGTEERLLARAVIDASGTWTTPGPAGGSGLPALGERAAADRVTYRVPDLDDPPVRARYAGRRTAVLGSGASAFTALARLADLARAGDGAGTKAVWLLRRGISGSTFGGGTADQLPARGALGLAAKAAVDEGHADAVTGFRTDAIERDDDGRLVLVGEDGRRLDPVDEVIVLTGFRPDLSFLSEIRLGLDERLQAPVRLAPLIDPNQHSCGTVRPHGHRELSHPEQGVYLVGMKSYGRAPTFLALTGYEQVRSVAAAIAGDLEAADRVELTLPETGVCGGVGLFDTPEADRADGGGCCAPVPRLVQLGTPAAAPAPAAQAPADGCCGS, from the coding sequence GTGAACGCGCCCGCCACCACCGAGCTGCCCGTCGTCGTGATCGGAGCCGGACCCACCGGTCTGGCCGCCGCCGCGCACCTCGTCGACCGCGGCATCGAACCCCTGGTCGTGGAAGCCGGGCCGGCCGCCGGCGCGGCGGTGCGCGCGTGGGCACACGTCCGGCTCTTCTCGCCGTGGAGCGAACTGGTCGACCCGGCCGCCGAAAAGCTCCTCGCCCCCACCGGCTGGACGAGGCCCGACCCCTCGGCCCACCCCTCCGGCGGCGACTGGGCCGAGCAGTACCTCCAGCCCCTGGCCGACGCCCTCGGCGAGCGCGTCCGCACCGGCGCCCGCGTCACTGGCGTCTCCCGCGCGGGACGGGACCGGATCATCGACGCCGGCCGCGACACACAGCCGTTCGTCGTCCACGTCACCCGCACCGACGGAACCGAGGAGCGGCTCCTCGCCCGCGCCGTCATCGACGCCTCCGGCACCTGGACCACTCCGGGCCCGGCCGGCGGCAGCGGTCTGCCCGCCCTCGGCGAGCGCGCGGCCGCCGACCGCGTCACCTACCGCGTCCCGGACCTCGACGACCCGCCGGTCCGCGCCCGCTACGCGGGCCGGCGCACCGCCGTGCTCGGCTCCGGAGCCTCCGCCTTCACCGCCCTGGCCCGGCTCGCCGACCTGGCCCGGGCCGGCGACGGGGCCGGGACGAAGGCGGTGTGGCTCCTGCGCCGCGGCATCTCCGGCTCCACCTTCGGCGGCGGCACCGCCGACCAGCTACCCGCGCGCGGGGCCCTCGGCCTCGCGGCCAAGGCCGCCGTCGACGAGGGGCACGCGGACGCGGTCACCGGCTTCCGGACCGACGCCATCGAGCGCGACGACGACGGGCGCCTGGTCCTGGTGGGCGAGGACGGCCGCCGCCTGGATCCCGTGGACGAGGTGATCGTGCTGACCGGCTTCCGGCCCGACCTGTCCTTCCTCTCCGAGATCCGCCTCGGCCTGGACGAGCGCCTCCAGGCCCCGGTGAGGCTCGCCCCGCTGATCGACCCCAACCAGCACTCCTGCGGCACCGTCCGCCCCCATGGCCACCGCGAGCTCTCCCACCCCGAACAGGGCGTCTACCTGGTCGGCATGAAGTCCTACGGCCGCGCGCCCACGTTCCTGGCCCTCACCGGCTACGAGCAGGTCCGCTCCGTCGCCGCGGCGATCGCCGGCGACCTGGAGGCCGCCGACCGGGTCGAACTCACCCTCCCCGAAACGGGCGTGTGCGGCGGCGTCGGCCTCTTCGACACCCCCGAAGCCGACCGGGCCGACGGCGGCGGCTGCTGCGCACCGGTGCCCCGGCTCGTCCAGCTCGGCACACCGGCCGCCGCCCCGGCTCCTGCCGCACAGGCACCGGCGGACGGCTGCTGCGGCTCCTGA
- a CDS encoding response regulator transcription factor, giving the protein MIRVLLVDDQPLIRSGFRALLDLEDDIEVVAEAADGREGLELAVKHLPDVALIDVQMPVVDGIEATRRIAADPALARVHVVILTNYGLDEYVFDALRAGAAGFLVKDILPEDFLHAVRVAARGEALLAPSITRKLIHRYVTQPLPATRGKGLEELTGREREAVALVARGLSNDEIAGRMVISPMTAKTHVNRAMAKLHARDRAQLVVFAYESGLVVPPGS; this is encoded by the coding sequence ATGATCCGGGTCCTGCTCGTCGACGACCAGCCGCTCATCCGCAGCGGGTTCCGCGCGCTCCTCGACCTGGAGGACGACATCGAGGTGGTGGCCGAGGCGGCCGACGGGCGGGAAGGCTTGGAGCTGGCCGTGAAGCACCTGCCCGATGTGGCTCTCATCGACGTCCAGATGCCGGTCGTCGACGGCATCGAGGCGACCCGGCGCATCGCCGCCGACCCGGCCCTGGCCCGGGTGCACGTCGTCATCCTGACCAACTACGGCCTGGACGAGTACGTCTTCGACGCGCTGCGCGCCGGCGCCGCCGGGTTCCTCGTGAAGGACATCCTGCCGGAGGACTTCCTGCACGCCGTGCGCGTCGCGGCGCGCGGCGAGGCCCTGCTGGCGCCCTCCATCACGCGCAAGCTCATCCACCGCTACGTCACCCAGCCGCTCCCCGCGACCAGGGGGAAGGGACTGGAGGAGCTGACCGGCCGTGAGCGGGAGGCCGTCGCCCTGGTGGCGCGGGGCCTGTCCAACGACGAGATCGCGGGCCGGATGGTGATCAGCCCGATGACGGCGAAGACCCACGTCAACCGGGCCATGGCCAAGCTCCACGCCCGTGACCGGGCCCAACTCGTGGTGTTCGCCTACGAGTCGGGCCTGGTGGTCCCGCCCGGCTCCTGA
- a CDS encoding sensor histidine kinase yields MSDGGSGVRARVVDWGIAGGVAAALLVTGLFGQRSAASLDVLGYALLAAGGLALAARRRAPIAVLAVTGLCAVGYQAAGFDVPAVAYLFAVHAAVRTGHRTVTVAASVAVLGLLPPAALISGLHDTGEAFARARGALEIAWLIAAGAAGEALRQAERRADEAERTREETARRRADEERLRIARELHDALTHQISVIKVQAEVAVHVARRRGEEVPPALLAIQEAGREAARELRATLQALRDDDTTPPRGLDDVPDLVARARAIGLDATLTIEGRRQDVPAAVGRTVYRIVQESLTNIARHADASTASVRIDCGPDALALRVDDDGRATPDSAPPPGLGLLGMRERVTALGGRLRAEPRGGGGFTVQAELPVEHTS; encoded by the coding sequence ATGAGTGACGGGGGGAGCGGCGTCCGGGCCCGTGTCGTGGACTGGGGCATCGCCGGCGGTGTGGCGGCGGCGCTGCTGGTGACCGGGCTGTTCGGGCAGCGCTCCGCCGCGAGCCTCGATGTGCTCGGCTACGCGCTGCTGGCCGCGGGCGGGCTGGCGCTGGCCGCGCGCCGCCGGGCTCCGATCGCCGTCCTGGCCGTCACCGGGCTGTGCGCGGTGGGGTACCAGGCGGCCGGTTTCGACGTGCCCGCCGTGGCGTACCTGTTCGCCGTGCACGCGGCCGTGCGGACGGGGCACCGGACCGTCACGGTGGCGGCGAGCGTGGCCGTGCTGGGGCTGCTTCCGCCGGCGGCCCTGATCTCGGGTCTGCACGACACGGGCGAGGCGTTCGCGCGGGCCCGGGGCGCCCTGGAGATCGCCTGGCTGATCGCGGCCGGCGCCGCGGGTGAGGCGCTGCGGCAGGCCGAGCGACGGGCGGACGAGGCCGAGCGCACCCGGGAGGAGACCGCGCGGCGCCGGGCCGACGAGGAACGGCTCCGCATCGCGCGGGAGTTGCACGATGCGCTCACCCACCAGATCTCCGTCATCAAGGTGCAGGCGGAGGTCGCCGTGCACGTGGCGCGCCGACGCGGCGAGGAGGTGCCGCCCGCCCTGCTGGCGATCCAGGAAGCCGGGCGTGAGGCGGCCCGTGAGCTGCGGGCGACGCTCCAGGCCCTGCGCGACGACGACACGACCCCGCCGCGCGGCCTCGACGACGTCCCGGACCTGGTGGCACGCGCCCGCGCCATCGGCCTGGACGCGACGCTGACCATCGAGGGGCGACGACAGGACGTGCCGGCCGCCGTGGGCCGGACCGTCTACCGGATCGTCCAGGAGTCGCTCACCAACATCGCCCGGCACGCGGACGCGAGCACGGCGTCGGTGCGCATCGACTGCGGTCCGGACGCCCTCGCCCTCCGCGTCGACGACGACGGCAGGGCGACTCCGGACTCCGCCCCGCCGCCCGGTCTCGGCCTGCTCGGCATGCGCGAACGCGTCACCGCCCTCGGCGGCCGGCTGCGCGCGGAACCGCGGGGCGGTGGCGGCTTCACCGTCCAGGCCGAACTTCCCGTGGAGCACACGTCATGA
- a CDS encoding DUF6223 family protein: MSVRRLLTATAAALPTATAAALVAGIALAAPAAARPSAPPAAADVYDFGLGRLGAATGALLGLAGVALAWLALARPAGRLGTARGSLGARLALVTALTGTVLGGLVAATADGGLGTGNGLGGAYVALVVGLIATALGGLALTRSRRPADHVGGKS; the protein is encoded by the coding sequence ATGTCTGTTCGCCGCCTGCTCACCGCCACAGCGGCCGCCCTGCCCACTGCCACTGCGGCGGCCCTGGTCGCCGGCATCGCGCTTGCCGCGCCGGCGGCCGCCCGGCCCTCGGCCCCGCCCGCAGCGGCCGACGTCTACGACTTCGGCCTCGGGCGCCTCGGGGCAGCCACCGGCGCCCTGCTGGGGCTGGCCGGTGTGGCCCTCGCCTGGCTGGCACTGGCCCGCCCGGCCGGTCGTCTCGGCACCGCCCGGGGTTCCCTCGGGGCCAGGCTCGCCCTGGTGACGGCGCTGACCGGCACGGTTCTCGGCGGCCTGGTCGCGGCCACCGCCGACGGCGGCCTCGGCACCGGCAACGGACTCGGCGGTGCCTACGTGGCCCTCGTGGTCGGGCTGATCGCCACAGCCCTCGGCGGACTGGCCCTGACCCGCTCCCGCCGCCCGGCCGACCACGTCGGAGGCAAGAGCTGA
- a CDS encoding discoidin domain-containing protein, which produces MTSAERRNHGRKNVTVVSLLLLVLAVVLGPAPSSAAGTDWWNPTARPAPDSGINVTGAPFTGTDAGGEVRGFVDAHDHIFANEAFGGRLICGKPFSEQGVADALKDCPEHYPDGSLAVFDFITRGGDGTHDPVGWPTFKDWPAHDSLTHQQNYYAWVERAWRGGQRVLVNDLVTNGVICSVYFFKDRGCDEMTSIRLQAKLTYDMQAYIDKIYGGPGKGFFRIVTDSAQARQVIEQGKLAVVLGVETSEPFGCKQVLDIAQCSRADIDKGLDELHSLGVRSMFLCHKFDNALCGVRFDSGTLGTAINVGQFLSTGTFWMTEKCTGPQADNPIGNAPAAGAEAKLPAGVEVPGYSADARCNVRGLTELGEYAVRGMMRRGMMLEIDHMSVKATGRVLDLFEAASYPGVLSSHSWMDAEWTERVYGLGGFIAQYMHGSEDFVAEARRTKALRDKYGVGYGYGTDMNGVGGWPAPRGADAPNKVEYPFKSADGGSVLDRQVTGERTWDLNTDGAAHYGLVPDWIEDIRRVGGQDVVNDLLRGAESYLDTWRASETHEAGTDLATGATPSASSSEWSLFTDLKPHRAVDGDGGTRWASDWSDDQWYRLDLGSTRTVGRVTLDWERAYAKSYRVELSTDGENWRTAWSTTAGDGGLDTANFTAAPARHVRIQGLERATDWGYSLYEVGVHSG; this is translated from the coding sequence GTGACGAGTGCCGAACGCCGCAACCACGGGCGCAAGAACGTCACCGTGGTGTCGCTCCTGCTGCTCGTGCTGGCCGTCGTGCTGGGCCCCGCGCCGAGTTCGGCGGCCGGCACCGACTGGTGGAACCCCACCGCACGGCCCGCCCCCGACTCCGGCATCAACGTCACCGGCGCGCCCTTCACCGGCACGGACGCCGGGGGAGAGGTCCGCGGCTTCGTCGACGCGCACGACCACATCTTCGCCAACGAGGCGTTCGGCGGACGCCTGATCTGCGGGAAGCCGTTCTCCGAACAGGGTGTCGCCGACGCGCTCAAGGACTGCCCCGAGCACTATCCGGACGGCTCGCTCGCGGTCTTCGACTTCATCACGCGTGGCGGCGACGGCACACACGACCCGGTGGGCTGGCCCACCTTCAAGGACTGGCCCGCCCACGACTCCCTGACCCACCAGCAGAACTACTACGCCTGGGTGGAGCGGGCCTGGCGCGGCGGCCAGCGGGTCCTCGTCAACGACCTCGTCACCAACGGCGTGATCTGCTCCGTGTACTTCTTCAAGGACCGCGGCTGCGACGAGATGACGTCCATCCGCCTCCAGGCCAAGCTGACGTACGACATGCAGGCCTACATCGACAAGATCTACGGCGGGCCCGGCAAGGGCTTCTTCCGGATCGTCACCGACAGCGCACAGGCCCGTCAGGTCATCGAGCAGGGCAAACTGGCCGTCGTCCTGGGCGTCGAGACCTCCGAGCCGTTCGGCTGCAAGCAGGTCCTCGACATCGCGCAGTGCAGCAGGGCCGACATCGACAAGGGCCTGGACGAACTGCACTCCCTGGGCGTGCGCAGCATGTTCCTGTGCCACAAGTTCGACAACGCCCTGTGCGGTGTCCGCTTCGACTCCGGCACGCTCGGAACGGCCATCAACGTCGGCCAGTTCCTGTCGACCGGCACCTTCTGGATGACGGAGAAGTGCACCGGCCCCCAGGCCGACAACCCCATCGGCAACGCGCCGGCGGCCGGAGCCGAGGCGAAGCTCCCGGCGGGCGTGGAGGTCCCCGGCTACAGCGCGGACGCCCGGTGCAACGTCCGCGGACTGACCGAACTCGGCGAGTACGCCGTGCGCGGCATGATGCGGCGCGGGATGATGCTGGAGATCGACCACATGAGCGTCAAGGCCACCGGCCGGGTGCTCGATCTCTTCGAGGCCGCCTCCTACCCGGGTGTGCTCTCCTCGCACAGCTGGATGGACGCCGAGTGGACCGAACGGGTCTACGGCCTGGGCGGCTTCATCGCCCAGTACATGCACGGCTCGGAGGACTTCGTCGCGGAGGCGAGGCGCACCAAGGCCCTGCGCGACAAGTACGGCGTGGGCTACGGCTACGGCACCGACATGAACGGCGTCGGCGGCTGGCCCGCCCCGCGCGGAGCCGACGCCCCGAACAAGGTCGAGTACCCCTTCAAGAGCGCCGACGGCGGCTCCGTCCTCGACCGGCAGGTCACCGGCGAGCGCACCTGGGACCTGAACACCGACGGAGCCGCGCACTACGGCCTCGTCCCCGACTGGATCGAGGACATCCGCCGCGTCGGCGGCCAGGACGTGGTGAACGACCTCCTGCGCGGCGCGGAGTCCTACCTCGACACGTGGAGGGCCTCCGAGACCCACGAGGCCGGGACCGATCTCGCCACAGGCGCCACCCCGTCGGCCAGTTCCTCCGAGTGGAGCCTGTTCACCGACCTCAAGCCGCACCGGGCCGTCGACGGCGACGGCGGGACCCGCTGGGCGAGCGACTGGAGCGACGACCAGTGGTACCGGCTCGACCTCGGCTCCACGCGGACCGTCGGGCGGGTCACCCTCGACTGGGAGCGCGCGTACGCGAAGTCGTACCGGGTCGAGCTGTCCACCGACGGCGAGAACTGGCGCACCGCCTGGTCCACGACAGCGGGCGACGGCGGCCTGGACACCGCGAACTTCACCGCCGCACCGGCCAGACACGTACGCATCCAGGGCCTGGAACGCGCCACGGACTGGGGCTACTCCCTCTACGAGGTCGGCGTCCACAGCGGCTGA
- a CDS encoding endonuclease/exonuclease/phosphatase family protein, protein MRLLAGVLTVVCMVLIGPSAPSGAVSAGTPLVEPVRDVVPNRVMTWNICNPCETSNVDRAAEIAAYAPQVIGLQEACVRDVELIRDYLENLHGLVYHVEYGTVLRNWGRCGGAPWNPGAFGQAVLSAAPMADVVTEEYPDGGSEDRGYVAVTTTVGGRSVRVFNTHLAQRRQEEVRAGQVRVLAAEAARHDRAILLGDFNAVPDAPELAPMWALATDTDPQCGPSPTGTCKPTTDWQLKFDYVFLRGITPLDHRVLPTPASDHHVLHTDLDLG, encoded by the coding sequence ATGCGGTTGCTCGCGGGTGTCCTGACCGTCGTCTGCATGGTGCTCATCGGCCCCAGCGCGCCGAGCGGCGCGGTCTCCGCCGGGACCCCGCTCGTCGAGCCCGTCAGGGATGTCGTACCGAACCGGGTCATGACGTGGAACATCTGCAACCCCTGCGAGACGAGCAACGTCGACCGGGCGGCGGAGATCGCCGCGTACGCCCCCCAGGTCATCGGCCTGCAAGAGGCGTGCGTCCGTGATGTCGAGCTGATCCGGGACTACTTGGAGAACCTCCACGGGCTCGTGTACCACGTCGAGTACGGGACGGTGCTCCGCAACTGGGGCCGCTGCGGGGGAGCGCCGTGGAACCCGGGGGCCTTCGGCCAGGCGGTCCTGTCGGCGGCACCGATGGCAGACGTCGTCACCGAGGAGTATCCCGACGGCGGCTCCGAGGACCGCGGGTACGTGGCGGTCACCACCACCGTGGGCGGCCGCTCGGTCCGGGTCTTCAACACCCACCTCGCCCAACGGCGCCAGGAGGAGGTGCGGGCGGGCCAGGTCCGCGTCCTCGCGGCAGAGGCCGCCCGGCACGACCGCGCGATCCTCCTCGGCGACTTCAACGCCGTGCCGGACGCCCCCGAACTCGCCCCGATGTGGGCACTGGCCACGGATACGGACCCCCAGTGCGGCCCTTCGCCCACCGGCACCTGCAAGCCGACCACCGACTGGCAGCTCAAGTTCGACTACGTCTTCCTGCGAGGCATCACCCCGCTCGACCACCGCGTGCTGCCGACCCCGGCCTCCGACCACCACGTGCTGCACACCGACCTGGACCTCGGCTGA